From the genome of Halorussus caseinilyticus, one region includes:
- the hemB gene encoding porphobilinogen synthase, producing MDLSDRPRRLRRDGIRGMVSETDVDASDLIAPVFVDATTDVRRPIESMPGHERVPVSEAVARVEEVLETGVEAVMLFGIPESKDERGTRAWADDGVVQEATRRVTAETDAYVITDVCLCEYTDHGHCGVLEDGAESAARLTVRNDETLDLLGKIAVSHAEAGADMVAPSGMMDGMVGAIRESLDAAGFSDVPIMSYAAKYESAFYGPFRDAADGAPAFGDRRHYQMDPANRREAMREVRLDVEQGADVLMVKPALPYLDIVRDIREEFDHPVAAYNVSGEYAMLHAASEKGWLNLEEVALESLVSMKRAGADLILTYFAEDVADQL from the coding sequence ATGGACCTCAGCGACCGGCCCCGCCGTCTCCGGCGGGACGGAATCCGCGGGATGGTCAGCGAGACCGACGTGGACGCCAGCGACCTCATCGCGCCCGTGTTCGTGGACGCGACGACCGACGTGCGACGCCCCATCGAGTCGATGCCCGGCCACGAGCGCGTACCGGTCTCCGAGGCCGTCGCGCGCGTGGAGGAAGTGCTCGAAACCGGCGTCGAGGCGGTCATGCTGTTCGGCATCCCCGAGTCGAAAGACGAACGAGGCACCCGCGCGTGGGCCGACGACGGCGTGGTCCAAGAGGCGACACGGCGCGTCACGGCGGAGACCGACGCCTACGTGATTACCGACGTGTGCCTCTGCGAGTACACCGACCACGGCCACTGCGGAGTGCTGGAGGACGGCGCGGAATCGGCGGCGCGACTCACCGTCAGGAACGACGAGACGCTGGACCTCCTCGGGAAAATCGCCGTCTCGCACGCTGAAGCGGGCGCGGACATGGTTGCACCCTCGGGGATGATGGACGGGATGGTCGGGGCGATTCGAGAGTCGCTGGACGCCGCGGGCTTCTCGGACGTGCCAATCATGAGTTACGCCGCCAAGTACGAGTCGGCCTTCTACGGCCCGTTCCGAGACGCCGCCGACGGCGCGCCCGCGTTCGGCGACCGGCGACACTACCAGATGGACCCCGCGAACCGCCGCGAGGCGATGCGCGAGGTCCGCCTCGACGTAGAACAGGGCGCGGACGTGTTGATGGTCAAGCCCGCGCTCCCGTACCTCGACATCGTGCGCGACATCCGCGAGGAGTTCGACCACCCCGTCGCGGCCTACAACGTCAGCGGCGAGTACGCGATGCTCCACGCCGCCAGCGAGAAGGGGTGGCTAAATCTCGAGGAAGTCGCGCTGGAGTCGCTGGTGTCGATGAAGCGCGCCGGAGCGGACCTGATTCTGACGTACTTCGCGGAGGACGTTGCCGACCAACTATAG
- a CDS encoding DedA family protein, which translates to MVGVGLFFVGNKELAKAWLNQYGLLALFLILILEGAMLLYFAPSESLVPLGVTLLAESASDYATIGAVIGVAVVGATIGQYALFLLAKRGGREYLLEKRWFRIDADQLDRFDGWFQRWGRVVVPVSNALLFTRGMLTVPAGFAEMNDTEFVVLSALGTLVFQTWLAAAALYAVELGFLGFL; encoded by the coding sequence GTGGTCGGCGTCGGCCTGTTCTTCGTCGGGAACAAGGAACTCGCCAAGGCGTGGCTCAACCAGTACGGCCTGCTCGCGCTCTTCCTCATCCTGATTCTGGAGGGCGCGATGCTGCTCTACTTCGCGCCGAGCGAGAGCCTCGTTCCCCTCGGCGTCACCCTGCTCGCGGAGTCGGCCAGCGACTACGCCACTATCGGCGCAGTCATCGGCGTCGCCGTCGTCGGCGCGACTATCGGCCAGTACGCGCTCTTCTTGCTCGCAAAGCGCGGCGGCCGGGAGTACCTGCTCGAAAAGCGGTGGTTCCGAATCGACGCGGACCAACTCGACCGCTTCGACGGGTGGTTCCAGCGGTGGGGCCGGGTCGTCGTCCCGGTCAGCAACGCTCTGCTTTTCACCCGCGGGATGCTCACGGTGCCCGCCGGATTCGCGGAGATGAACGACACGGAGTTCGTCGTCCTCTCGGCGCTCGGCACTCTCGTCTTCCAGACGTGGCTCGCGGCCGCGGCGCTCTACGCCGTCGAACTCGGCTTCCTCGGCTTCCTCTGA
- a CDS encoding DUF7342 family protein, which produces MAEDSGSPSAPSPLADYRTKTENRSALERVSMLVPNLTEETTVAEVADDADVSRETARKHLNHFENWHVLVRTGTNPETFVRNESYFDWLRIDALKREQSVEELQETLSELAAEDERLAEELDGESPASVDMLGEGYENAAESAEKVRRWQSVRDRMDDVVAALRNKLDLDSTVPREDASGERLRISE; this is translated from the coding sequence ATGGCTGAAGACTCGGGGAGTCCGTCCGCTCCGTCGCCGCTGGCCGACTACCGAACGAAGACGGAAAATCGGAGCGCCTTAGAGCGCGTGTCGATGCTCGTCCCGAATCTGACCGAGGAGACCACGGTAGCGGAGGTCGCAGACGACGCCGACGTGTCGAGAGAGACCGCACGGAAGCATCTGAACCACTTCGAGAACTGGCACGTGCTGGTTCGGACTGGGACCAACCCGGAGACGTTCGTCCGAAACGAGTCGTACTTCGACTGGCTAAGAATCGACGCGCTCAAGCGAGAGCAGTCGGTCGAGGAACTACAGGAGACGCTGAGCGAACTCGCGGCCGAGGACGAGCGACTCGCCGAGGAACTCGACGGGGAGTCGCCCGCGAGCGTCGATATGCTCGGAGAAGGCTACGAAAACGCGGCCGAGTCCGCCGAGAAAGTCCGCCGGTGGCAGAGCGTCCGCGACCGAATGGACGACGTGGTGGCCGCTCTCCGGAACAAACTCGACCTCGATTCGACGGTTCCACGCGAG